From Streptomyces fungicidicus, one genomic window encodes:
- a CDS encoding HAD family hydrolase, with amino-acid sequence MAAPTAYSLIATDLDGTLLRGDDTLSDRSLAALARAERAGARHLVVTGRPAPRVQPLLDDLGCTGLAVCGQGAQVYDAGADRMLWSVTLDRELAETALGKIEAEVGEVYAAVDQDGVDGLTLIEPGYLMPHPTLPAVRVERRAELWDRPISKVLLRHPDLSDDALAAAARSVVGSLATVTMSGPGTVELQPCGVTKATGLALAAEHLGLSAAGTVAFGDMPNDIPMFDWAAHGVAMGNAHPELKAVADEVTTSNEDDGVAVVLERLFDGAAVLGRQRSAQYALKTLSMEP; translated from the coding sequence ATGGCCGCACCCACCGCATATTCACTCATCGCCACCGACCTGGACGGGACGCTGCTGCGCGGCGACGACACCCTCTCCGACCGGTCCCTCGCCGCGCTCGCGCGGGCGGAGCGGGCCGGCGCGCGGCACCTCGTGGTGACGGGGCGCCCGGCTCCCAGAGTGCAGCCGCTCCTGGACGACCTCGGCTGCACGGGGCTCGCGGTGTGCGGACAGGGCGCGCAGGTGTACGACGCCGGCGCGGACCGGATGCTGTGGTCCGTCACGCTGGACCGGGAACTGGCGGAGACCGCGCTCGGCAAGATCGAGGCCGAGGTGGGGGAGGTGTACGCCGCGGTCGACCAGGACGGGGTCGACGGGCTGACGCTGATCGAGCCCGGCTATCTGATGCCGCACCCGACCCTGCCTGCCGTACGGGTCGAGCGGCGCGCCGAGCTGTGGGACCGGCCGATCAGCAAGGTGCTGCTGCGCCACCCGGACCTGTCCGACGACGCGTTGGCGGCGGCGGCGCGGTCGGTGGTCGGCTCGCTGGCCACGGTCACCATGTCGGGGCCGGGCACCGTGGAGCTCCAGCCGTGCGGGGTGACCAAGGCGACCGGTCTCGCGCTGGCCGCCGAGCACCTGGGGCTGAGCGCGGCCGGGACCGTCGCCTTCGGCGACATGCCGAACGACATCCCCATGTTCGACTGGGCCGCCCACGGGGTCGCCATGGGCAACGCGCATCCGGAGCTGAAGGCGGTGGCCGACGAGGTCACCACGTCGAACGAGGACGACGGCGTGGCCGTCGTCCTCGAGCGACTGTTCGATGGTGCGGCCGTGCTGGGCCGTCAGCGGTCGGCTCAGTACGCGCTGAAGACGTTGTCGATGGAGCCGTAG
- a CDS encoding glycosyl hydrolase: protein MTSHRTFRPGGGRRRLLLTSATVVGALLVALLALRDASGPARPSATRAECRPTALLEPPCGAWFGAFVPHDRHDLADRVRAYEERVGRTLDVVYTYHDMSLPQEARREGQLLTPEEQDVGEDRMLLLSWESKWWGGTEEQQPTWKEIAAGGLDRTVIDVQARRIKDYGERTGRKVFLSFDLEMDTRTPQNGTPAEYVKAYRHIHDRFRELGVDNVVWTWIITGYLGHAALFERMYPGDRYVDWIGYNQYNYYRCHNADWLTFAQTQTAAHAWIRAHISGDKPLMLSEFGTADDPARPGRQAEWYARVPRVLKSLDGVRAALQWNHRDPGPHCDLSVAGDAAWASLREAVSDPYLNQPSG from the coding sequence GTGACGTCCCACCGCACCTTTCGCCCCGGCGGCGGCCGACGGCGGCTGCTGCTCACGTCCGCCACGGTCGTCGGCGCGCTCCTCGTCGCCCTGCTCGCCCTGCGCGACGCCTCCGGTCCGGCACGGCCCTCCGCGACGCGCGCGGAATGCCGGCCCACGGCCCTGCTCGAACCGCCGTGCGGCGCCTGGTTCGGCGCGTTCGTGCCGCACGACCGGCACGACCTGGCGGACAGGGTGCGGGCCTACGAGGAACGCGTGGGCCGCACCCTCGACGTCGTCTACACGTACCACGACATGTCCCTGCCCCAAGAGGCTCGCAGGGAGGGGCAGTTGCTCACCCCGGAGGAACAGGACGTCGGCGAGGACCGCATGCTGCTGCTGTCCTGGGAGAGCAAGTGGTGGGGCGGTACGGAGGAACAGCAGCCGACGTGGAAGGAGATCGCGGCCGGGGGGCTGGACCGGACCGTCATCGACGTCCAGGCCCGGCGGATCAAGGACTACGGCGAGCGCACCGGCAGGAAGGTCTTCCTCTCCTTCGACCTGGAGATGGACACCCGCACCCCGCAGAACGGCACACCGGCCGAGTACGTGAAGGCGTACCGGCACATCCACGACCGGTTCCGGGAGCTGGGTGTCGACAACGTGGTGTGGACCTGGATCATCACCGGCTACCTCGGCCACGCCGCCCTGTTCGAGCGGATGTACCCGGGGGACCGGTACGTCGACTGGATCGGCTACAACCAGTACAACTACTACCGCTGCCACAACGCGGACTGGCTCACCTTCGCGCAGACCCAGACCGCCGCCCACGCGTGGATACGCGCGCACATCTCCGGCGACAAGCCGCTGATGCTCTCCGAGTTCGGCACCGCGGACGACCCGGCCCGCCCCGGCCGGCAGGCCGAGTGGTACGCGCGGGTGCCGCGGGTGCTGAAGAGCCTGGACGGGGTCAGGGCGGCCCTCCAGTGGAACCACCGGGACCCCGGCCCCCACTGCGATCTGTCGGTGGCCGGGGACGCGGCGTGGGCGAGCCTGCGCGAGGCGGTGTCCGACCCGTACCTGAACCAGCCGTCGGGCTGA
- a CDS encoding glycosyltransferase produces the protein MSRRAVVREEIRRFLEIGAVQVADLDLDGDEAVLRPGPGGPPVTHGEVFLLVRRSGRPVATLLTRVPEGADPRAVLTAAASGAPREAAAGDAAGNAAGNAAGNAAGNAAVPPYASVVVATRERAGQLARALDSLLAQDHPRFEVVVVDNAPVTGGTRELVERKYGERVRYVCEPVPGLAVAHNRGLALARGEVVAFTDDDVVADPRWLGELTAPFAADPRLGCATGLILPARLRTPAQVLLESHGGFAKGFTPTTYDPGDPPRDEPLFPFTAGRFGSGANMAFRTDVLRAVGGFDPATGAGTAARGGDDLYGFVRVLAQGHRLRYTPYALVWHHHRETWSDLETQAYGYGAGLTAYLTAILVNRPALLPAFLARLPRGLARARALTEARDTDGGGAPGAHDTRTHPWPRRLSRLQRRGMLYGPLGYLRARRAPVSTAGRGTR, from the coding sequence GTGTCCCGGAGAGCGGTGGTGCGGGAGGAGATACGGCGGTTCCTGGAGATCGGCGCCGTGCAGGTCGCCGACCTCGACCTGGACGGTGACGAGGCCGTGCTGAGACCCGGCCCCGGGGGCCCGCCGGTGACCCATGGCGAGGTGTTCCTGCTGGTCAGACGGTCGGGCCGGCCGGTGGCCACCCTGCTGACCCGTGTGCCGGAGGGCGCGGACCCGCGGGCGGTCCTGACGGCGGCGGCCTCCGGGGCGCCGCGGGAGGCCGCCGCGGGGGACGCGGCGGGGAACGCGGCGGGGAATGCGGCGGGGAATGCGGCGGGGAATGCGGCGGTGCCGCCGTACGCCTCGGTCGTCGTGGCCACCCGGGAGCGGGCCGGGCAGCTCGCCCGGGCGCTGGACTCGCTGCTCGCGCAGGACCATCCGCGGTTCGAGGTCGTCGTCGTCGACAACGCGCCGGTGACCGGCGGGACCCGGGAACTGGTGGAGCGGAAGTACGGGGAGCGGGTGCGCTACGTGTGCGAGCCGGTGCCAGGACTCGCGGTCGCGCACAACAGGGGGCTGGCGCTGGCGCGGGGCGAGGTCGTCGCCTTCACCGACGACGACGTGGTGGCCGATCCCCGCTGGCTCGGCGAACTGACCGCGCCGTTCGCCGCCGACCCGCGGCTCGGCTGCGCCACCGGGCTGATCCTGCCCGCCCGGCTGCGCACCCCGGCCCAGGTCCTCCTGGAGAGCCACGGCGGCTTCGCGAAGGGCTTCACCCCGACGACGTACGACCCCGGGGACCCGCCGCGCGACGAGCCGCTGTTCCCCTTCACCGCGGGCCGCTTCGGCTCCGGCGCGAACATGGCGTTCCGCACGGACGTGCTGCGTGCCGTCGGCGGATTCGACCCGGCGACCGGAGCCGGGACGGCCGCGCGGGGCGGCGACGACCTGTACGGCTTCGTCCGCGTCCTCGCCCAGGGGCACCGGCTGCGCTACACGCCGTACGCGCTGGTGTGGCACCACCACCGGGAGACCTGGTCCGACCTGGAGACCCAGGCGTACGGCTACGGGGCCGGCCTCACCGCCTATCTCACCGCGATCCTGGTCAACCGTCCCGCGCTGCTGCCGGCGTTCCTCGCCCGGCTGCCGCGCGGTCTGGCCCGCGCCCGCGCGCTGACCGAGGCGCGCGACACGGACGGCGGCGGTGCGCCGGGCGCGCATGACACCCGCACCCATCCCTGGCCGCGCCGTCTGTCACGACTGCAGCGCAGGGGAATGCTGTACGGGCCGCTCGGTTATCTGCGGGCCCGGCGCGCCCCGGTGAGCACGGCGGGAAGGGGGACGCGATGA
- a CDS encoding transglycosylase SLT domain-containing protein, protein MSAPAQRPRFGNRRLVRSLAVAGTGVAMVALPLFGATAASAATTDTTAAAASTTAYPDNLDGWIRESLDVMAQNGIPGSYDGIHRNIMRESSGNPLAINNWDSNAAAGTPSKGLLQVIDPTFQAYHVPGTAFDPYDPVANITAACNYAADRYGSIDNVFSAY, encoded by the coding sequence ATGTCTGCTCCCGCCCAGCGCCCGCGCTTCGGCAACCGCCGCCTCGTCCGCTCGCTCGCCGTCGCCGGCACCGGCGTCGCCATGGTCGCCCTGCCGCTGTTCGGCGCCACCGCCGCCTCCGCGGCGACCACCGACACCACCGCGGCCGCCGCCTCCACGACGGCCTACCCGGACAACCTCGACGGCTGGATCCGCGAGTCGCTGGACGTCATGGCGCAGAACGGCATCCCCGGCAGCTACGACGGCATCCACCGCAACATCATGCGCGAGTCCTCCGGCAACCCGCTCGCCATCAACAACTGGGACTCCAACGCCGCCGCCGGCACCCCGTCGAAGGGTCTGCTGCAGGTCATCGACCCGACCTTCCAGGCCTACCACGTGCCCGGCACCGCCTTCGACCCGTACGACCCGGTCGCGAACATCACGGCGGCCTGCAACTACGCCGCCGACCGCTACGGCTCCATCGACAACGTCTTCAGCGCGTACTGA
- a CDS encoding polyprenyl synthetase family protein, whose product MTVVGPFGLSVRDQALEADVQAGLTAVEEGLLEATKSEVPLITGAAQHLVRAGGKRFRPLLVMLSAQFGDPYAPGVVPSAVVVELTHLATLYHDDVMDEAEVRRGVASANARWGNSVAVLTGDFLFARASHILADLGPEAVRVQAEAFERLVTGQILETAGPQDGRDPVDHYLDVLGGKTGSLVAVSCRFGAMMSGADDTVVDVLTQYGERLGVAFQLADDVLDIASDSHESGKTPGTDLREGIATLPVLRLRERAARLGLADDLALCELLDSDLTDDARHAEALRLLRAHPALEHARRDTVRYAEEARAALAPLRECEAKAALVQLCDAVVHRAG is encoded by the coding sequence GTGACCGTCGTCGGGCCGTTCGGGCTGAGCGTGCGGGACCAGGCTCTGGAAGCCGATGTCCAGGCCGGATTGACGGCTGTCGAGGAGGGACTGCTCGAGGCCACCAAGAGCGAGGTGCCCCTCATCACGGGGGCCGCCCAGCACCTGGTGCGGGCCGGCGGCAAACGCTTCCGCCCCCTGCTGGTGATGCTCTCCGCCCAGTTCGGCGACCCCTACGCGCCCGGTGTCGTGCCCTCGGCCGTGGTGGTGGAGCTGACCCACCTGGCCACGCTCTACCACGACGACGTGATGGACGAGGCCGAGGTGCGCCGCGGAGTCGCCAGCGCGAACGCCCGCTGGGGAAACTCCGTCGCGGTCCTCACCGGCGACTTCCTGTTCGCCCGGGCCTCGCACATCCTGGCCGACCTCGGCCCGGAGGCGGTACGGGTACAGGCCGAGGCGTTCGAACGGCTGGTCACCGGGCAGATCCTGGAGACCGCGGGACCCCAGGACGGCCGTGACCCGGTCGACCACTACCTGGACGTGCTCGGCGGCAAGACCGGCTCGCTGGTCGCGGTCTCCTGCCGCTTCGGCGCGATGATGTCCGGCGCCGACGACACGGTCGTGGACGTCCTCACCCAGTACGGCGAACGGCTCGGCGTCGCCTTCCAGCTCGCCGACGACGTCCTGGACATCGCCTCCGACTCCCACGAGTCCGGCAAGACCCCCGGCACCGACCTGCGCGAGGGCATCGCCACGCTGCCCGTGCTGCGGCTGCGCGAGCGCGCGGCCCGGCTCGGACTCGCCGACGACCTCGCCCTGTGCGAGCTGCTGGACTCCGACCTCACCGACGACGCCCGGCACGCCGAGGCGCTGCGGCTGCTGCGCGCCCACCCCGCGCTGGAGCACGCCCGCCGGGACACCGTCCGCTACGCCGAGGAGGCGCGCGCGGCGCTGGCCCCGCTGCGGGAGTGCGAGGCGAAGGCGGCGCTCGTGCAGCTGTGCGACGCGGTGGTGCACCGGGCGGGCTGA
- a CDS encoding LolA family protein, whose amino-acid sequence MAPYESDDTTTVGEADEPRPARRRAARYVVPVTVMGVAAATIGLVPALADSGDPDLPEITAAQLIEKIAKSDVERLSGTVKITTDLGLPDLGGLESGLASGAMERGGEGGSSADPTAKLTELASGTHTLRVAADGPDKQKLSLLENAAEYSLIHDGKDVWGYDSASNEVYHSTVDPSGEDREQQPPATPKDFAEEALKSVDDTTSVTVDGTAQVAGRDAYKLVVKPRQSGSTVGAISIAVDHKTGMPLKFTLTPASGGSAVVDVGFTKVSFDKPDASTFAFTPPKGAKVTEDDGRAEGREHSGKPEKAPKSEEDLAKGLDGLKMLGEGWNSIATFDTGGRGGLPTGEAGGDLGGFLDSLGDRVKGDFGTGTVFSTRLVNALITEDGKVYVGAVTKDALVKAADAGK is encoded by the coding sequence ATGGCACCGTACGAATCCGACGACACGACGACCGTGGGCGAGGCCGACGAGCCGCGCCCGGCGCGGCGCAGGGCCGCCCGGTACGTCGTCCCGGTCACGGTGATGGGGGTGGCGGCCGCGACCATCGGGCTCGTCCCCGCCCTCGCCGACTCCGGCGACCCGGACCTGCCGGAGATCACCGCCGCGCAGCTGATAGAGAAGATCGCGAAGTCGGACGTCGAGCGGCTGTCCGGCACCGTGAAGATCACCACGGACCTCGGTCTGCCGGACCTCGGCGGCCTGGAGAGCGGCCTCGCCTCCGGCGCCATGGAGCGCGGCGGGGAGGGCGGCTCCTCGGCCGACCCGACCGCCAAGCTCACCGAACTGGCCTCCGGCACGCACACGCTGCGCGTCGCGGCCGACGGCCCGGACAAGCAGAAGCTGTCGCTCCTCGAGAACGCCGCCGAGTACAGCCTCATCCACGACGGCAAGGACGTCTGGGGCTACGACAGCGCGTCCAACGAGGTCTACCACAGCACGGTCGACCCGTCCGGCGAGGACCGGGAGCAGCAGCCCCCGGCCACCCCGAAGGACTTCGCCGAGGAGGCCCTGAAGTCGGTCGACGACACCACGTCCGTGACCGTCGACGGCACCGCGCAGGTGGCCGGCCGGGACGCGTACAAGCTGGTCGTCAAGCCCCGGCAGTCCGGCTCCACGGTCGGCGCCATCAGCATCGCGGTGGACCACAAAACCGGCATGCCGCTGAAGTTCACGCTCACCCCGGCGAGCGGCGGCTCGGCCGTCGTGGACGTCGGCTTCACCAAGGTGAGCTTCGACAAGCCGGACGCCTCCACGTTCGCTTTCACCCCGCCCAAAGGCGCCAAGGTGACCGAGGACGACGGACGGGCCGAGGGCCGGGAGCACTCCGGGAAGCCGGAGAAGGCCCCCAAGTCCGAGGAGGACCTGGCCAAGGGTCTCGACGGGCTGAAGATGCTCGGCGAGGGCTGGAACTCCATCGCCACCTTCGACACCGGCGGCCGGGGCGGCCTGCCCACCGGTGAGGCGGGCGGCGACCTCGGCGGCTTCCTCGACTCGCTCGGCGACCGCGTCAAGGGCGACTTCGGCACGGGCACGGTGTTCAGCACCCGCCTGGTCAACGCCCTGATCACCGAGGACGGCAAGGTCTACGTGGGCGCGGTCACCAAGGACGCCCTCGTGAAGGCGGCCGACGCGGGGAAGTAG
- a CDS encoding polysaccharide deacetylase family protein, with translation MNPAAVPVFLYHAVMDDPPDWIAEFTVTPRQFAAHLDAVVDSGRTPVTISALAGHLAGRAPLPPRPVLLTFDDGFADLPGPTADALAARGLPATAYLTTGAVAPGGRSLLPPAPMMTLDRAVRLERSGMEIGSHTVTHAQLDTLTPRRLRAELVDSKAVLEDALGHSVPHLAYPHGYNSPRVRAMAARAGYETATAVRHALSSGRDERYRIARLIVRRSHTVADVEAWLAGDGARIAPYGDGARTLAWRWYRRGLAALNGPRFAG, from the coding sequence ATGAACCCGGCGGCCGTGCCCGTGTTCCTCTACCACGCCGTGATGGACGATCCGCCGGACTGGATCGCCGAGTTCACCGTCACGCCCCGGCAGTTCGCGGCCCACCTGGACGCCGTCGTGGACAGCGGCCGCACGCCCGTCACCATCAGCGCCCTGGCCGGCCATCTCGCCGGGCGGGCGCCGCTGCCGCCGCGGCCGGTGCTGCTCACCTTCGACGACGGCTTCGCCGACCTGCCCGGCCCCACCGCCGACGCCCTGGCCGCCCGTGGACTGCCCGCCACCGCCTATCTCACCACCGGCGCCGTGGCCCCGGGCGGCCGCAGTCTGCTGCCGCCCGCGCCGATGATGACCCTGGACCGGGCGGTGCGGCTGGAGCGGTCCGGGATGGAGATCGGCAGCCACACCGTCACCCACGCCCAGCTGGACACGCTCACCCCCCGCCGGCTGCGCGCCGAACTGGTCGACTCCAAGGCCGTGCTGGAGGACGCTCTCGGCCACTCCGTCCCGCACCTCGCCTATCCGCACGGCTACAACAGTCCGCGGGTGCGCGCCATGGCCGCCCGTGCCGGATACGAGACGGCCACCGCCGTGCGGCACGCGCTCAGTTCCGGCCGGGACGAGCGCTACCGCATCGCCCGGCTGATCGTCCGCAGGAGCCACACCGTCGCCGACGTCGAGGCCTGGCTGGCGGGCGACGGGGCGCGGATCGCCCCGTACGGGGACGGTGCGCGGACGCTCGCCTGGCGCTGGTACCGGCGCGGCCTGGCGGCGCTCAACGGGCCGCGCTTCGCGGGCTGA
- a CDS encoding glycosyltransferase codes for MVSSESSSTGHEPVTDLSDLPPLWPGRRGLAAARPAVPLLAALALWGYAVRHTDVSRLDDFGLVTALHPAFWAGLVVLTAGFGFTVRGPRRAGGWPAAYVLGLLVMERATQAVLYPTPLYAWAWKHDGVVDHLLTAGGLQTADQVGDMAVYDQWPGFFAAQAALVRLLGVESTAMYMAWWPLVSSLMLLLPLLLIYRTFTEDPRLIWTAVWLFYVANWVGQDYFSPQSVAFALHLGVLAVVLRRYGRSHGGRARQGQAVWTVVLSVLVVAMVVSHQLTPGMLAVSLLALCLLRRSRDWVPAVTTVVIFLAWCLTAALPFLSAAMPDMIRSVGDVGGNVATGYGTTPTGTGAVATSWAARLLSGTVMLLAVAGVWRQRVLRHRAMPLLLVAAAPLPMIVASSYGSEMIFRVLMFMLPGAAFFAAAALLPPVRTLAAEAGTDARAAAPAGTGGRGGVAFWGPLVALLALTLAFVPSYSGKDRINYFPPGEVALVQRLFDEAPAGSLVVAANRNYPLAHQSYGTVGHYWFLDDDRRHVDEILRSPAATLARDMAGVERPGRAYLLLTQGQRADSEMNGQLTGDQLDRIQESVAASPRFREVAENGAGVVYELRTEGGAAR; via the coding sequence ATGGTCTCGTCGGAGTCGTCGAGCACCGGCCACGAGCCCGTGACGGACCTCTCCGACCTCCCGCCCCTGTGGCCGGGGCGCCGGGGGCTCGCCGCAGCCCGGCCCGCCGTCCCGCTGCTCGCCGCGCTCGCCCTGTGGGGGTACGCGGTGCGGCACACCGATGTCTCGCGGCTCGACGACTTCGGACTCGTCACCGCGCTCCACCCCGCCTTCTGGGCCGGACTGGTGGTGCTCACGGCCGGTTTCGGGTTCACGGTCCGCGGTCCGCGACGGGCCGGCGGCTGGCCGGCGGCGTACGTGCTCGGGCTGCTGGTGATGGAGCGCGCGACGCAGGCCGTGCTCTACCCCACCCCGCTCTACGCCTGGGCGTGGAAGCACGACGGCGTCGTGGACCACCTGCTGACGGCCGGCGGCCTCCAGACCGCCGACCAGGTCGGCGACATGGCCGTGTACGACCAGTGGCCCGGCTTCTTCGCCGCCCAGGCCGCGCTGGTGCGGCTGCTGGGCGTGGAGTCCACGGCGATGTACATGGCCTGGTGGCCGCTGGTCTCCAGCCTGATGCTGCTGCTCCCGCTGCTGCTGATCTACCGCACCTTCACCGAGGACCCCCGGCTGATCTGGACCGCGGTCTGGCTGTTCTACGTCGCCAACTGGGTGGGGCAGGACTACTTCTCCCCCCAGTCGGTGGCGTTCGCGCTGCACCTCGGGGTGCTGGCCGTGGTCCTGCGCCGGTACGGCCGGTCGCACGGAGGGCGCGCCCGGCAGGGGCAGGCCGTCTGGACGGTCGTGCTGAGCGTGCTGGTGGTGGCGATGGTCGTCTCGCACCAGCTCACCCCCGGCATGCTGGCCGTCTCGCTGCTCGCCCTGTGCCTGCTCCGCCGCTCCCGGGACTGGGTCCCGGCGGTCACCACGGTCGTGATCTTCCTGGCCTGGTGTCTGACGGCCGCGCTGCCCTTCCTGTCGGCCGCGATGCCGGACATGATCCGCTCCGTGGGCGACGTCGGCGGCAACGTGGCCACCGGTTACGGCACCACCCCGACCGGCACCGGGGCGGTCGCGACCTCCTGGGCGGCCCGGCTGCTGTCCGGCACGGTGATGCTGCTGGCGGTGGCCGGCGTGTGGCGTCAGCGGGTGCTGCGGCACCGGGCGATGCCGCTGCTGCTGGTCGCGGCGGCCCCGCTGCCGATGATCGTGGCGAGCAGCTACGGCAGCGAGATGATCTTCCGGGTGCTGATGTTCATGCTGCCCGGCGCCGCCTTCTTCGCCGCCGCCGCGCTGCTGCCCCCGGTGCGCACCCTCGCGGCCGAGGCCGGGACGGACGCCCGCGCCGCGGCACCCGCGGGGACCGGCGGACGGGGCGGCGTCGCCTTCTGGGGCCCGCTGGTCGCGCTGCTCGCCCTGACCCTCGCCTTCGTCCCGAGCTACTCGGGCAAGGACCGGATCAACTACTTCCCGCCGGGCGAGGTCGCCCTGGTCCAGCGGCTCTTCGACGAGGCGCCCGCGGGCTCCCTGGTCGTCGCCGCCAACCGCAACTACCCGCTCGCCCACCAGTCGTACGGGACCGTCGGCCACTACTGGTTCCTGGACGACGACCGCCGGCACGTCGACGAGATCCTCAGGAGCCCGGCCGCCACCCTCGCCCGCGACATGGCCGGAGTGGAGCGCCCGGGCCGCGCCTACCTGCTGCTCACCCAGGGGCAGCGGGCCGACTCGGAAATGAACGGTCAGCTCACCGGCGACCAGCTGGACCGCATACAGGAGTCCGTCGCCGCCTCCCCCCGCTTCCGCGAGGTCGCGGAGAACGGGGCGGGCGTGGTCTACGAACTCCGGACCGAAGGAGGAGCGGCGCGATGA
- a CDS encoding GNAT family N-acetyltransferase, which produces MRVLSPRELGEGERERWRELRALADAPRNPFMEPEFTVAVGRVRPQARVAVLYERAEPAGFLPYERGAWGQGRAIGLGVSDCQGAVLAPGAAPEAGELLRGCSVSSFAFDNLEAGQGLFVPYAAEEHATYVIDVEKGYETYESVLRTQSPKFLKTTLAKERRLGRRAGAVRFVFDERDPAALRALVGWKSAQYRRTGRRDRFAREWIARLVGRLAETRSAQCTGTLSVLYAGDRPVAAHFGLRSASVLACWFPAYDVEFAKYSPGLVLHLRMAEAAAAEGIGMLDMGRGPAEYKDSLKTGELAVYEGAVTRPGVGAALHWLSREPVRRAHGFVRAHPRLAAPASRVLRGAARLRRP; this is translated from the coding sequence ATGCGTGTGCTGAGTCCGCGGGAACTCGGCGAGGGGGAGCGGGAGCGCTGGCGGGAACTGCGCGCCCTGGCGGACGCGCCGCGCAACCCCTTCATGGAACCGGAGTTCACCGTCGCGGTGGGCCGGGTCCGGCCACAGGCCCGGGTCGCGGTGCTGTACGAGCGGGCGGAACCGGCGGGCTTCCTGCCGTACGAGCGGGGCGCGTGGGGGCAGGGCAGGGCGATCGGGCTCGGGGTGTCGGACTGCCAGGGCGCGGTCCTGGCCCCCGGTGCGGCCCCGGAGGCCGGTGAACTGCTGCGCGGCTGCTCGGTGTCGAGCTTCGCCTTCGACAACCTGGAGGCCGGCCAGGGGTTGTTCGTGCCGTACGCGGCCGAGGAGCACGCCACCTACGTCATCGACGTGGAGAAGGGCTACGAGACGTACGAGTCGGTGCTGCGCACCCAGTCGCCGAAGTTCCTGAAGACCACGCTGGCCAAGGAGCGCAGGCTGGGCCGCCGGGCCGGGGCCGTGCGGTTCGTCTTCGACGAGCGGGACCCGGCCGCGCTGCGCGCGCTCGTCGGGTGGAAGTCGGCGCAGTACCGCAGGACCGGGCGCCGCGACCGGTTCGCGCGGGAGTGGATCGCCCGGCTCGTGGGCCGGCTCGCCGAGACCCGGTCCGCGCAGTGCACGGGCACCCTGTCGGTCCTGTACGCCGGTGACCGCCCGGTCGCCGCGCACTTCGGGCTGCGGTCGGCGTCCGTGCTGGCCTGCTGGTTCCCGGCCTACGACGTGGAGTTCGCGAAGTACTCGCCCGGTCTCGTGCTGCATCTGCGGATGGCCGAGGCGGCGGCGGCCGAGGGCATCGGGATGCTCGACATGGGGCGCGGCCCCGCCGAGTACAAGGACTCGCTGAAGACGGGCGAACTCGCCGTCTACGAGGGGGCGGTGACCCGTCCGGGCGTGGGCGCGGCGCTGCACTGGCTGAGCCGTGAGCCCGTGCGCCGCGCGCACGGCTTCGTCCGCGCCCATCCGCGCCTCGCGGCGCCGGCGTCGCGGGTCCTGAGGGGCGCGGCGCGGCTGCGCCGGCCGTGA
- a CDS encoding ABC transporter ATP-binding protein: MGEASATGPERREERDPGDGVITTRALTKRYRGGQLAVDGLHLTVPAGSVFGFLGPNGSGKTTTIRMLMGLIEPTSGTAHVLGRPMPRSARAVLPHVGALIEGPALYGFLSGRDNLLRYDSADPTADPRTRRARVAAALDRVGLTAAAGKKAKAYSLGMKQRLGLAAALLQPRRLLVLDEPTNGLDPQGMREIRTLVRELALDGTTVFLSSHLLDEIEQVCTHAAVMAQGRLITQGPVADLAAGARGRLAVTTPDPSDAARVLKEQGVADVVVAEERVTGEVPERDLAEVNAALVAAGVRVRGFGVERASLEDAFVALTGEGFDVAG, translated from the coding sequence ATGGGCGAGGCGTCCGCCACCGGACCGGAGCGGCGCGAAGAGAGGGACCCGGGTGACGGTGTCATCACCACCCGCGCCCTCACCAAGCGCTACCGCGGCGGACAGCTCGCCGTGGACGGTCTGCACCTGACCGTCCCGGCGGGCAGCGTCTTCGGCTTCCTCGGTCCCAACGGCTCCGGCAAGACCACCACCATCCGCATGCTGATGGGCCTGATCGAGCCCACCTCCGGCACGGCGCACGTCCTGGGGCGCCCCATGCCGCGCTCCGCGCGCGCCGTGCTGCCCCACGTCGGCGCCCTCATCGAGGGCCCGGCCCTGTACGGCTTCCTGTCCGGCCGGGACAACCTCCTGCGCTACGACTCCGCCGACCCGACCGCCGATCCGCGCACCCGGCGGGCCCGCGTCGCCGCCGCCCTGGACCGGGTCGGCCTGACGGCCGCCGCGGGCAAGAAGGCGAAGGCGTACTCCCTCGGCATGAAGCAGCGGCTCGGCCTCGCGGCCGCCCTGCTCCAGCCGCGCCGGCTGCTCGTCCTGGACGAGCCGACCAACGGCCTCGACCCGCAGGGCATGCGGGAGATCCGCACCCTCGTCCGTGAACTGGCCCTGGACGGCACCACCGTCTTCCTCTCCTCCCACCTGCTCGACGAGATCGAGCAGGTGTGCACCCACGCCGCCGTCATGGCGCAGGGCCGGCTGATCACCCAGGGTCCGGTCGCCGACCTGGCCGCGGGGGCCCGTGGCCGGCTGGCGGTGACGACGCCGGACCCGTCGGACGCGGCCCGGGTGCTGAAGGAACAGGGCGTCGCCGACGTCGTCGTGGCCGAGGAGCGGGTGACCGGCGAGGTGCCCGAACGCGATCTCGCCGAGGTGAACGCGGCGCTGGTCGCCGCCGGGGTCCGGGTACGCGGCTTCGGAGTGGAACGGGCCTCGCTCGAGGACGCGTTCGTGGCGCTGACCGGAGAGGGTTTCGATGTCGCAGGCTGA